The following nucleotide sequence is from Primulina tabacum isolate GXHZ01 chromosome 2, ASM2559414v2, whole genome shotgun sequence.
TACTTCTTGTTGATCAGAAGTTGGACGACTTTGATTTCAATACACTTACTAGTGCATGGTATCGGCTGGCTACGCCGCCAATGAATTTGTCAAGAGAGGCATCACTCATGGCGAACTCTGCGTCATCTCTGAAGAGCGGGTATCTCTAGTATCTCTTAAATTTCACTTATATATgtacttttttatttttctgaagTTGAATGTATGTGTTTGTTACTATCTGTTTGACTAAGTAAGTTGTGTTCATTTCTATTTGGAAAGTAATTTGTGATTAAAatggtttattttgatgtttgATTTGGTGCTTTCTCAACTTGCTTGTTTTGTTTATTCTGGTACACCTTTGCAGGTTGAGCCATAAGAAAGGCCTGAATTGAGCAAAGGGTACTTATTTCCAGAATGTATTCATTCCCTTGTGAGATTCCTTGACGATATGCTTGTTCCTCATCTAAATGATATATTTCCTATAATGATTTTGCACCTCTATGATTAATTTAAGATCAATACCCATAATTGTGAAACTCATCAGTAGGAAAATGTTACATCGAGCTCCTTAGATGCATGATATTTACATGTCTCTTCTTTGTTCCacagtaaaataaaaacatgcaacTCGGAATCATGGCAATGCCGTTCAAACAAACAAAATAATCATAGCAATGCAAGAAACGAAAGGTAGGCTGACAGAAATTCAGGATTGGGAATGGGACCAGGAATATGATTTTAGGCTTTGAAATGTAAAATCGCAATTGGTGCTGTGTGCTTGATAGATGTTAAATTAATGGGCTAATGGATTCATTTCCctttgataaaaataaatttcaattttacaaACTTTTTATCAAGTGTAACTTTCCATTAAACATGTCATTATTTTCTTCATTGTTATTGGTTTCTTAAATGTGCATCTGAAGTTATAATTATCTTTCACAAATAACATTAATAATATTATGCGTAATTTAACTTATTATAATTTTTGTCACCTGCAGCCAGAGACGGATGTATTCTAGGGCTGTACTGGGCTGTAGTCCAGCCcacttttttaataatttagcgacggtttttcaaaaaccgtcgctaatatttgcgacggttttagtaAAACCGCCGCCGATCtggatcggcgacggttttaatTGCACCGTTGCTACTAGTGACGGTTTATTCAAAaagtcgctaatagcgactgttttttgaaaaaccgtcgctaatagcgacggttgtttcaaaaaccgtcgtacATCAATGTCTTAGTCCAATCAAGTCCCGTCCATTTACAAGGATGAGACCAAATTTATCATCTGATCCGCCCCACCTCAATTCTACAAAATTTCTCTCCCAAGTCCCAAGCCCTTTAGCGACAGAATAGAATTGCGGACTCCCGAAGAAATCGAATTGCTCATCGGCAAGGCAACAATCCAGGTAAGAATCGgctatacattttttattttgttttttatagcttctctgtgtgtgatttgtggtttcttgattgtttgttgttgagtgactattacttgtttatttggttaataattattttattcttgtttaggattataaattgaactatttcaaaatggaatatcaatctgctgcaaagaaaggaaaaacattGATATCCTCTTTCTTTAAGAAGAGAGATCGTCAAGCTAGTGAAGATACTTCAATTTCTACGGTCCTTACAATGCAATATCAATCCAGTGAAAGTCTTCTATTTCCCAATATCCAAATTCCTTCATGTTCCTCTCTTAGAGACGATCATCAGTCTTCGTCTACTTTTATTGAACGAGATCCAGGAAAAAGAAAGCAGATATGTGAATATCATGTTAATGTACGAGATGAGATAAGACGTTCATATCTAAATATGGGGCCTTATCAACCAGATATGTTGGAGTATCCAGGTACAAAATTTGGAAGCCAGAATCGTCGTTTTCAGAAAAAAtggtttcagaaattttattggttggagtattcgccttcaacaaataaggcatattgtttctattgttttcttttcctgAATGATGTTAATTCATCTAATATCTCGGCATTGGTCAATGAAGGATTTGACAATTGGAAAAGGGTAAACCAGGGAAAAACATGTGCTTTTCTTGCCCATATTGGTTCTGCAGCTTCTTCACCTCATACTATGTGTGAgagaagggctgaaaatttgatgAGGCCCTCACAACATATTGATAAAGTGATGCATGCACAATCTAAagaggaaaaagagaaaaatcgtCTGCGTTTAAGCACCTCAATTGTAGCTGTTCGTTGGCTAGCACTTCAAGGTTGTGCTTTTAGAGGTAACGATGAATCTCTATCTTCATCTAATCgtggaaattttcttgaattggtGAAGGCTTTTGAAAAAATGAATATAGAAATTGATGAAGTTGTGCTTGAGAATACTCCAAAAAATGCCCAATATATCGCTCCAGAAATTCAGAAAGAGATTTTACATATTATGGCCAATAGAGTACGACAGATGGTTcgtgaagaagttggagataaATACTTCTGTATTCTTGTTGATGAAGCCCGAGATATATCTAAACGAGAGCAAATGACCATTATATTGAGGTTTGTGAACAATCatgggattttgacagaaagATTTTTTGCCATCAAAAGTGTTAGTGACACTACCtcaatgaatttgaaaaatGAGATATCAAATGTTCTTGTTCATCATGATTTCCATGTTAAGAAAATCAGAGGCCAAGGATATGATGGTGCTAGCAATATGCGTGGAGCGTGGAATGGACTTCAAGcattatttctcaaagattgtcCCTATGCATACTATGTCCACTGTTTTGCACATCGTTTACAACTGACATTGATTTTTGCAGCTAAGGATGTTAGTGTTATTTGGGAATTCTTTTCTCATTTGGACAATATTGTTAATATTGTCACTTCTTCTACTAAGCGCATTGCTGAATTACATACTGCACAGAGAAATGAAATTGAGTATATGTTGTCAATTGGACAACGTGATTCTGGAAGTGGTGCAAGCCAGATTGGTAATTTGCAACGAGCAGGAGCTACTCGTTGGAGTTCTCACTATGATTCGGTAAAAAGCTTGATAGGTATGTACACTGCAACTTGCAAAGTTTTTGAAGTTCTCAGTGATTATTCTCCAAATGGAAGAGTTAAGGCTGAAGTTCGGGGATTTACAGAAACATGACAAGCtttgaatttgtgtttattttgcacttaatgcataaaattatgagaacaaCAGATACTCTTTGTCaaattcttcaaagaaaatctcaaGACATTTTGACTGCTATCACATTTGTCACTACTACCAAAACTTGCCTTCAAGAATTTAGAGAATGTGGGTGGAATGAATTTCTTCAGGAAGTTAAAGTTTTTTGCTCAAGAAATGAAATTGATGTACCTGACCTTGATTGTCTATATAAGATTGGACGTTCCTGTCGGCAAACTACAATAGAACATCATTACcactttgatgtttttaatgcagCAATAGATTTCATTTTGATGGAGTTAAATACTCGGTTCAATGAGTCATCGGTGGAACTTCTTTATCTTAGTACAGCTTTAGATCCTAAAAATTCATTTGACTCATTTAACAGTGATGATATTTGCAAGCTTGCGAAGAAGTTTTATCCTGGAGATTTCACAGATCAAGAAATTGTTGCTTTGGAGTATGAATTGATACATTATAAACTTGATGTGATGCAGAATTTAAAGGTTTCTACACTTGTTGAGTTGTGTCAGCAATTGACCGAGAGTGGACGGTCAAGTGTTTATGTTATGTTGACTAGATTGAttcatcttgttttgacattacCTGTGTCTACTGCCACTACTGAGCGGGCTTTTTCAGCAATGAAGCATGTGAAGACGGCACTTCGCAATAAAATGGAGGATGACTTTCTTGCCGATTGTTTGACACTCTATATTGAACGAGATTTAGCTAAACATATTGATGTAAATTCTATTATcgatgaattttatgttttaaaatctcgtagggcacaacttcgttgaacgatataatgtaaatttttttttaataatatataacttatcATATTGACTTCAAGCCCCCCCCCAACTTTTATTCCTGGATCCGTCCCTGCCTGCAGCTCAAAAATTGGTTCCGTAATTTTTCCACACATGTGCGTTGATTAACTGCGGAATTTTATTTGGTTATATGGGTGGTTATTTGTAGATACACAATCAGGTTTGATGCTTAGGTATAATAACTGGATATTGAAGTTTTTTCTCAGAAAGTTATTTTGCAGGGAGTCGTTCAAAACTTGATTTTGGTttgatcaaatccaataattgATTTCTATAGACAGGATTTTAAGTTTGTGGTACTTCAAATGCTTTTGAAATTTCTTGAGTTGTGGAGATTAACATAAAAAAGTCAGAGCTAGTATACTCAATTGTTGTTTTCTAATAAGAGGTCGTGTTAGCTTTCCAAGTTATATCTATAATTTATACTTCTCAGTGGGTATTGAATTGATACTTGGAACTCGAGTTAAGTCTGCTGATGTGAGGCGTAAAGACATTGCTAACTGCAACCGGATAAACCATAAGTTACAAATATCTAATTGTTTCGACAGGTGCTCGGGTATTGAAAATGAGCTTTTATCCAACTTAGGTACTATGTAACATCTTATGCGGATGAATTTTTTGATTAAAATCAAAAGGAAATTAAAAGGCCTTTCTCCTATTTGGCATTCGAACATCATGATTTTATGGCAGAATTCAGTTTTGGTGCTTGGTCTTGCATATTTGTATTTTGGTACTTTCAGAGTCCGGGGAGAGTAGGAATACCACATCACTAAATTAAGTCGTCTCTAAGATGGTTCAATGCTCGTGACTGATAGCATGTACTCTCTGTGTCTGAAGTTTCTTCTTCCATTTTTCTTTCAAGATgtgaaaaaatgttttatttcaaaACATGACACAACTTTTTCCACAAAAGTCTCTCTTCGAACTTATGACTTGATGTCACTATCAAAACGaatatcttttcaaattttaattaccATCTAAAAAGTTGTGCCCCTTCTAATTGGCACATTCAAATTTAGGAATGGATTAGGTAAAAATGGCACAACTTATCATGAAAGGTTTTGGCTTTTTAAAAACCAGTACTTCGTGGATATACTTGGTTAAGGTACATGAAAATTAGAGTTATGGAatattttatatgctttgaAGTTCGAAGAGTTTGTGTGTGTGGATTCGATGCTGGTAATGTGTGTTATTTACGAGATTTGGCTTATGTCGATAGACTCGTTGCGTAATGCATTCTTGTGACAGAGGAGATACTGTTGTTATTGACGGAGGCTACATAAGAATGGAATGCGTTACATCTCTGGTGATAAGCAGTTTTAAAGTGATCATGGTATTCTAGAAGCACGTTGTAATAAGtaattttcatgattttttttataatttatatttgcGGTAAATTTGTTGGCACAATGAGGTGTTTTTCAGTACAACAAAAATTGTGATCCAATACAAGTCTTCCTGTCCTAATCTTTTTGGACTACTTGATTTCTGCAGTGGCACGTTTATTTACCCCGAAAATCGCCAATCACCATGAAGACTTTACTTTTACCAGTCAGAAGGAGTGAAATTTGTGAACGCAAATGTGTTGACATCATTTGATGAAGGTAAACGTTTTAATCCCTGTCCTGCTTTAGAAACTTCATACCCGTGTAATTTCTCACGCATTCCATATTTGAAAACGACCAAATCTTTTGGAAGGTCACTGCTGTTAAtcttaaataaaagattttgttttttttttttggttaaaaaaaaaagaaaaagaaaaaccaGAGCCTGAAGAATTTGAAAGACGCTACTCCGCGCGCCTAAAAAAGCAAGCCCCACTTAAATATTTAGCATTCATTTCCATTAATTGCGTGCCTCCTTTTTTGTTGGTCAGAATTTCTTGTAGAAATTGCAAGTAAcatgaaaatagaaattttttatttgaaattaaattagtTTTTTAATGTAGTATTTGACAATTAATCTCGGAATCCGTCTATCCAAGCCTACGTTTTGTACTATTCCCTCCCCTCCAAACCAAACAAATCCCTACTGGCCATTGAGCTGTCGGATTATTCTTCTCGCAGTCTTACCTTTAAACCCTATTTTCTTTAAGAAGACGCTTCCGCATGAAATGGCTTAAAATTTTTACGTATTCGGTTGGTAATTCGTCGTTTAACCCTCTCTCTGTATTTATTTCATGCTGATTCTTGATGTATTTTcaactttatttattttaatttcgtTATTTGCACCGCTTCTTGTATGTTACTGTCTTTCTTGGGTATTTAGGGATAAACCGTCAAGTAATTCTCTGTGAATAAAAACTGCTTGATTTTGCTTTTGATGTAAACCAAAATTTTTGCGGATATATGGGGATTGAATTAACTTTTTTGCAGCTCGCTTCCTGTGCAAATGGCAACTCTGGAAGATGTTGTCGCGGCGACCCAATTCCTTGCTAAGGAATCTGAAACCCTAGTGGCAGGCTCGGGTTCTGACAGCCGGGTTAGGGCTTCTGATGTAGAGAAAGTTTATGGGTCGGCGTCTGCTACTTTGAAGAATTTGAACAGTATATCTAATGGTGTTACTAGTGTTTCCGTTAATGGTCCTTCTAATGGTATTTTTGGTGGAAAGAGTACTGATGATAGTAAGCAACTGAAAGAAAGTGGGAAAAAATATTCGATAGGAGATGTGATTGATGACAAGCTGGAGGATGGTTTCCGAGTGGGGGATTTTGTTTGGGGCAAAATTAGGAGCCATCCATGGTGGCCAGGACAGGTTCATGATCCCAAAGATGCATCAGAATTTGCAGAGAAACATAGCCAGGAGGGTTGTCTTTTGGTGGCATTTTTTGGGGATGGTTCTTGTTCTTGGTGCACACCATCACAGCTGATACCTTTTCTGGAGAATTTTGAGGAGATGTCAAAGAGTGGTGGTTCTAAGAGCTTTTTGAATGCTGTAAAGATGGCCTTGAATGAGATTTGTAGGCTTGTGGAGTCGGAGATGAGTTGTAAATGTACACTGGAGGAGATAAAAGTTGGCCTCGCTAGGCCCATGGTGTCCAATTTTGGAGTGAAGACTGGAGTTCTTATGCCAGAGTTTAATTTTCATCCTCTTTTTCTTGGTGAATATGAACCCAttaagttgtttgcaaaattgaGGAACTTTGCGGAGGGCATTTCTTTTGCTAGTTCTTTTGAGCTTGCAGTCTTGACAAGCTGGATTTCTGCCTTTTACCGGTTTAAATGTGGTTATCCGTTGTCTCGATATCACAGGGCCTTTAGTATTGAAGGTCTGGAGGACGAGGACAAGGACGAGGATGAGGATGAGAATGTGGCTGAGGTCATGAATGATATCACTGATCGGTATGAAGTCCCTATAAAGGGCCCCCATTCTGATTATGAGATTTATCGTAGAAGGAAGCAGAAAAGTGTTGCGGCGCTTATGGGAGAAGACCCATATGTGAAGCCGAGAAGTCAAGAAAAAGTTACAGTTCACGAGGCAGTCAATTTGGGCAAATCCAGGTCTTCCAAAAAGCGGAAAAAGAGCATTGATGTACTAGGAGAAGGCGGCGGCCAAATGGATTCTTCTATAGGGAAAACGAGTGGGAGGAAAAAGGTTCAGGTTTCTGTGTCCAGTAAAGTGACCAGTGAAGAGGTTGTAAATGCAGAAAAGAGTAATGTTAAAGATGTGGATAATGTAAATAAAGGTTCTTCGTCAAGGAAACGAAAGAAAATAAAAGCTACTTTGGGTGAAGCTAAAGAGGAATCAGAATGGATTACCACACCAAGGGAAAGAAAGAAGAGCAGGTTCTTATCTCCACCTTATACGAATATTGCGCGGAGGGCTGTTAATACTAGCTCAAAGAGGGAggcagaatttgaatccgataAAATTACCAAGATAGCTCCTCGGGTGAGAGAACGTATCATGAAAGCTGCAGAAAACCTTTTTGAATCTCCGCCTTTACCCAAGATGGTTGATGAGGCATTCGAGAAAGAACAGCCTGACAAACATTTGGAAAGGCATGACATGTTCGATAATATGAGTCACTGTACCAAGAATGATAAGTTGATGTCTACTATATCTGATGTTAACTCCCCTAGCAACTGCACAGAGAATGATAAGTTGATGTGTTCTATGTCTGATGTTAACTCCCCTATCGATGTAATATTATCCGAGATCAAGTTTACTGCTCTTTTTCCTCATCAAGTTAGCGATGGAGGTTCCCTTGATATTGTCAGGGGCTTTGTTTCTGCACTCAGAAGCTCAACTTATATAGAAGGATCAAACtacaatatatatcaaaattgcaAGAAAGGGAAAATGAAAGAATCATCTCCCGCTCAATGGAGAAATGTTGGAGACGACCCCACCCAGAAAAAAACCAAGTCATCTGGCCTGAAACCTAGCGAAGCCTTGACAATGAAGACTGAAGAAACTTCAGGTAAGTCCATGTCCAAGAAAGCTGATGAGACTTTTGGCGGAAAAACCAGACCGTTGAATGTAGAGGAAATTGATGCGACGAGGCTTATTTTGACATTCAGCCCCGAGTATTCGTTACCTTCaaagaaagatattttaaaGATATTTAGCAAGTATGGTTTCCTGAATAAAAAGGAAACAAACATATCCAAAGATTCTCACTCGTTTCAGATTGTTTACGTAAAAGATTCTGATGCAGAAGCAGCCTTCAAATCATCTTTAAGCCAGAGTCCCTTCGGTAAAAACGTTAATTACAGACTGCAGTGTTCCTCAACTTGGCTGAGGTCTCATGGATCTCAGGGAAGAGTTTCATCTTCCCACGAACAGATATCCAAAGAGCTCGACTCTTCCCAGCCACCGGACGAGTTGATGACAGAAGTCAGTCTCATCAAGCAAAAGTTTGAGATAATGACTGCAATTCTCGAAAACTATCATCTTAAATTCTCCCTAGAGGAGAAGTCTAGCTTGAAAGATGAGATGAAACGCCTCGTGGAGATGGTTGAAACAGCTAGTGAGAAGGTAAGAATCATGGCTGAGGGAACCAAATTTTGAAGAATTTGGGCGTCTGTTCATCTTGGGTGTTCTTGATTGTCGATGTAGACATTGGGTAGAGGAGAAATTGCGATGATAGTGTGTGTTGTGTAGTAGCAACCAGGGGTTTTCGTTGGACAGTTCAGATCGGTTTTATAATACAATAGTCAAACGGTTTTATAATATGATTTTCTGTTTTTGATTTTACAAATGTCTAATATGATATCCAAaccgtttttttttttaatttcgatTCGGTTTTTTAGGTTATATTTTTTCGGTCCAATGAATCAATTGAATCACAAATGTAGttgttttaaaatactaataaagcaaaaacttgtaCGAAACGGTCTCAtatatcgtattttgtgagacaaattttttattttgggttatctatgaaaaaatattattttttatgctaagattattattttttattgtaaatatcgatagtGTTGATCCGTCTTACAGAtcaagattcgtgagaccgtctcacaaaagacctattcTACTAATAAATATCAACTCAGAACAATCTtgactaaaattgaaaaaaaatcacAAGAGATCTGCTCTACTAATAAATACCAACTCAGAACAATCTTGACTAAAATCGAATACTAATAAATACCAACTCAGAACAATCTTGACTAAAATCGAA
It contains:
- the LOC142537888 gene encoding uncharacterized protein LOC142537888 yields the protein MGPYQPDMLEYPGFDNWKRVNQGKTCAFLAHIGSAASSPHTMCERRAENLMRPSQHIDKVMHAQSKEEKEKNRLRLSTSIVAVRWLALQGCAFRGNDESLSSSNRGNFLELVKAFEKMNIEIDEVVLENTPKNAQYIAPEIQKEILHIMANRVRQMVREEVGDKYFCILVDEARDISKREQMTIILRFVNNHGILTERFFAIKSVSDTTSMNLKNEISNVLVHHDFHVKKIRGQGYDGASNMRGAWNGLQALFLKDCPYAYYVHCFAHRLQLTLIFAAKDVSVIWEFFSHLDNIVNIVTSSTKRIAELHTAQRNEIEYMLSIGQRDSGSGASQIGNLQRAGATRWSSHYDSVKSLIGMYTATCKVFEVLSDYSPNGRVKAEVRGFTET
- the LOC142537100 gene encoding PWWP domain-containing protein 3-like → MATLEDVVAATQFLAKESETLVAGSGSDSRVRASDVEKVYGSASATLKNLNSISNGVTSVSVNGPSNGIFGGKSTDDSKQLKESGKKYSIGDVIDDKLEDGFRVGDFVWGKIRSHPWWPGQVHDPKDASEFAEKHSQEGCLLVAFFGDGSCSWCTPSQLIPFLENFEEMSKSGGSKSFLNAVKMALNEICRLVESEMSCKCTLEEIKVGLARPMVSNFGVKTGVLMPEFNFHPLFLGEYEPIKLFAKLRNFAEGISFASSFELAVLTSWISAFYRFKCGYPLSRYHRAFSIEGLEDEDKDEDEDENVAEVMNDITDRYEVPIKGPHSDYEIYRRRKQKSVAALMGEDPYVKPRSQEKVTVHEAVNLGKSRSSKKRKKSIDVLGEGGGQMDSSIGKTSGRKKVQVSVSSKVTSEEVVNAEKSNVKDVDNVNKGSSSRKRKKIKATLGEAKEESEWITTPRERKKSRFLSPPYTNIARRAVNTSSKREAEFESDKITKIAPRVRERIMKAAENLFESPPLPKMVDEAFEKEQPDKHLERHDMFDNMSHCTKNDKLMSTISDVNSPSNCTENDKLMCSMSDVNSPIDVILSEIKFTALFPHQVSDGGSLDIVRGFVSALRSSTYIEGSNYNIYQNCKKGKMKESSPAQWRNVGDDPTQKKTKSSGLKPSEALTMKTEETSGKSMSKKADETFGGKTRPLNVEEIDATRLILTFSPEYSLPSKKDILKIFSKYGFLNKKETNISKDSHSFQIVYVKDSDAEAAFKSSLSQSPFGKNVNYRLQCSSTWLRSHGSQGRVSSSHEQISKELDSSQPPDELMTEVSLIKQKFEIMTAILENYHLKFSLEEKSSLKDEMKRLVEMVETASEKVRIMAEGTKF
- the LOC142537889 gene encoding uncharacterized protein LOC142537889, with protein sequence MRTTDTLCQILQRKSQDILTAITFVTTTKTCLQEFRECGWNEFLQEVKVFCSRNEIDVPDLDCLYKIGRSCRQTTIEHHYHFDVFNAAIDFILMELNTRFNESSVELLYLSTALDPKNSFDSFNSDDICKLAKKFYPGDFTDQEIVALEYELIHYKLDVMQNLKVSTLVELCQQLTESGRSSVYVMLTRLIHLVLTLPVSTATTERAFSAMKHVKTALRNKMEDDFLADCLTLYIERDLAKHIDIHNQV